The following proteins are co-located in the Flectobacillus major DSM 103 genome:
- the hemN gene encoding oxygen-independent coproporphyrinogen III oxidase: MAQNLIQKYNVPGPRYTSYPTVPFWQASTFSEEHWLESLKKSFAKSNASEGISLYIHLPYCESLCTFCGCNKRITRNHQVEKPYINALLKEWRLYLAILPTKPKITEIHFGGGTPSFFSPENLQFLVKELLQTTELSDEIAFGFEGHPNNTSAEHLQVLYDAGFRRVSYGVQDYDFTVQTAIHRFQPFEQVEKVTQLSRAIGYQSISHDLVFGLPFQTLASMTDTIQKTLLLQPDRIAFYSYAHVPWIKGNGQRGFKDDDLPSPELKRQLYELGRALLEANGYQEIGMDHFALKTDSMYKAQIAGKLNRNFMGYTTTQTKVLIGLGVSSISDSWTAFAQNVKEIDAYLAMLEQNQLPLHRGHILNEEDLFIREQILNLICRFHTTWQNNDWTLTEKKALIERLTPFVDDNLIILHDNSVEVLDAGKAFIRNICMAFDKRMIRENPKHQLFSKTI; this comes from the coding sequence ATGGCTCAAAATCTTATTCAAAAATACAACGTTCCTGGTCCTCGATACACCAGCTACCCAACAGTACCCTTCTGGCAAGCATCTACTTTTAGCGAAGAGCATTGGCTCGAAAGTCTGAAAAAGAGTTTTGCCAAAAGCAATGCCAGCGAAGGAATAAGCCTTTATATTCATTTGCCTTATTGCGAAAGCTTGTGTACTTTTTGTGGCTGTAATAAACGTATTACCCGAAACCATCAGGTAGAAAAACCTTATATTAATGCTTTGTTGAAGGAATGGCGTTTGTATTTGGCAATATTGCCTACCAAACCCAAAATAACAGAGATTCATTTTGGTGGAGGAACACCTAGCTTTTTTAGTCCCGAAAATTTGCAGTTTTTGGTAAAGGAATTGCTCCAAACTACCGAGCTGTCGGACGAAATAGCATTTGGTTTTGAAGGACACCCCAATAATACCTCAGCCGAACACCTTCAGGTATTGTACGATGCAGGCTTCCGACGGGTAAGTTATGGCGTACAGGATTATGATTTTACCGTACAAACGGCTATTCATCGTTTTCAGCCTTTCGAGCAGGTCGAAAAAGTAACACAACTTAGTAGAGCTATTGGCTATCAGTCTATTAGCCATGATTTGGTATTTGGCTTGCCTTTCCAGACGTTGGCTAGCATGACCGACACCATTCAGAAAACCCTACTTTTACAACCCGACCGTATAGCCTTTTATTCGTATGCTCATGTGCCTTGGATAAAAGGCAATGGCCAGCGAGGCTTTAAGGATGATGACTTGCCAAGCCCCGAACTCAAACGGCAGTTGTACGAATTAGGTAGAGCTTTGTTAGAAGCCAATGGGTATCAGGAAATAGGTATGGATCATTTTGCCCTAAAAACCGACTCGATGTACAAAGCTCAAATAGCAGGAAAACTCAATCGTAACTTTATGGGCTATACTACTACCCAAACCAAGGTGTTGATAGGATTGGGGGTATCGTCGATTAGCGATTCATGGACCGCTTTTGCTCAAAATGTAAAAGAAATAGATGCGTATTTGGCCATGCTCGAACAAAATCAATTGCCTTTGCATCGTGGACATATCCTGAATGAAGAAGACCTTTTTATTCGTGAACAAATCCTGAATTTGATTTGCCGTTTTCACACAACTTGGCAAAACAACGACTGGACTTTGACCGAAAAAAAGGCTTTGATAGAACGACTCACCCCTTTTGTGGATGATAACCTTATTATATTGCACGATAATAGCGTAGAAGTATTAGACGCAGGAAAGGCATTTATTCGCAATATTTGTATGGCTTTTGACAAAAGGATGATTCGTGAAAACCCCAAACATCAATTGTTTTCTAAAACCATATAG
- a CDS encoding tryptophanase, with translation MKTIIEPFRIKAVEPIKFTTETERNHILQEAGYNPFLIKAEDIIIDLLTDSGTSAMSAKQWAGIMDGDESYAGSRSFYRFEEMVRLITGMKFIIPTHQGRAAEKILFSIVGEHGKVIPNNTHFDTTRANIEFAGAEAVDLLNEAGKHPEIIADFKGNMDIEKLEAFIQERGVEHIPLVMVTVTNNSGGGQPVSMQNIKDIRAVCDQYGLPLFIDACRFAENAYFIKKREQGYADRSILSICQEMFSYADGMTMSAKKDALVNIGGFLAMNNQELAMQCRNVLIVTEGFPTYGGLAGRDLEAMAQGLEEILDESYLHYRIRSVEYLGDKLLAAGVPIIEPTGGHAIYIDAKRFCQHIPSYQFPGQAVSVALYQKGGVRACEIGSVMFGKYDENQQLIPPPMELVRLAIPRRVYTQSHIDYVAEVIIEVFQNRNSLKGYQIVYEAPMLRHFTARFAPLA, from the coding sequence ATGAAAACCATCATCGAACCATTCAGAATCAAGGCTGTTGAGCCAATCAAGTTTACTACCGAAACCGAGCGTAACCATATTTTGCAAGAAGCTGGGTATAACCCATTTTTGATAAAAGCCGAAGATATTATCATCGACTTACTTACCGATAGCGGTACTTCGGCCATGAGTGCCAAGCAGTGGGCAGGTATCATGGATGGCGACGAAAGTTATGCGGGTTCTCGTAGTTTTTATCGTTTTGAAGAAATGGTAAGGCTTATTACGGGTATGAAGTTTATTATTCCAACGCATCAAGGACGAGCTGCCGAGAAAATATTATTCTCGATAGTAGGCGAGCATGGCAAGGTAATTCCTAACAATACACACTTTGATACAACTCGTGCCAATATCGAGTTTGCAGGAGCAGAGGCCGTCGATTTGCTGAACGAAGCAGGAAAGCACCCCGAAATAATTGCTGATTTTAAAGGAAATATGGACATCGAAAAGCTTGAAGCATTTATTCAAGAAAGAGGTGTCGAGCATATTCCGTTGGTAATGGTAACAGTGACCAACAACTCTGGTGGAGGGCAGCCAGTATCTATGCAAAATATCAAAGATATTCGGGCTGTTTGTGACCAATACGGTTTGCCTTTGTTTATCGATGCTTGTCGTTTTGCTGAGAATGCTTATTTCATCAAAAAACGAGAACAAGGATATGCCGACAGAAGTATTTTGTCGATTTGTCAGGAAATGTTTAGTTATGCCGATGGTATGACCATGAGTGCCAAAAAAGATGCTTTGGTCAATATTGGGGGCTTTTTGGCTATGAACAATCAAGAGCTAGCAATGCAGTGCCGTAACGTACTGATTGTTACCGAGGGTTTTCCTACGTATGGAGGCTTGGCTGGCCGCGATCTAGAGGCTATGGCACAAGGATTAGAAGAAATTTTGGACGAAAGCTATTTGCATTACCGAATCAGAAGTGTAGAATATCTGGGCGATAAACTTTTAGCGGCTGGCGTACCGATTATTGAGCCAACAGGGGGTCATGCTATTTATATTGATGCCAAACGATTTTGCCAGCATATTCCTTCCTACCAGTTTCCAGGGCAGGCTGTATCAGTAGCCTTATATCAAAAAGGAGGAGTGCGGGCTTGTGAAATAGGAAGTGTAATGTTTGGTAAATACGATGAAAATCAACAATTGATACCCCCTCCAATGGAGTTAGTACGCTTGGCTATTCCAAGGAGGGTTTATACCCAAAGCCATATTGACTATGTGGCAGAGGTAATTATAGAGGTATTCCAAAACAGAAATAGCCTCAAAGGGTATCAGATTGTGTACGAAGCACCCATGTTAAGACATTTTACTGCAAGATTTGCCCCTTTGGCTTAA
- a CDS encoding catalase, giving the protein MKKNLTTVAFAVLTAASVTAQNPLTTNTGVPVGDNQNSKTIGQNGQVLLEDIHLIEKLASFDRERIPERVVHARGVGAYGEFVTDAEFSRYTKAALFSTKGKTTPVFVRFSTVIHGNGSPETLRDPRGFATKFYTEQGNYDIVGNNLPVFFIRDAIKFPDMVHSLKPSPIYNKQDPNRFFDFFSHIPESTHMLTRVYSDYGIPANYRQMDGSGVHAYKWINAKGEVSYVKYTWKTNQGVKNLTADEAAKVQAQDFQHATVDLYDNIKKGNNPSWDLYVQIIKAEDLDKFDFNPTDATKIWPENLVPLVKVGKMTLNKVPSNFFEEVEQAAFAPANLVPGIEASEDKLLQGRLFSYTDTQRYRIGANFQQLAINAPKVQVNTHNQDGALSNRKKASDVNYQPSQSAEGFSDNEQYEYAVSKFTNVATMQSKITKPNDFKQAGEFYRSLSEAEKASLIKNLSGDLGVVKNKDIARKMVGHFYLADTDYGTRLAKALNFSREEVEAMFKK; this is encoded by the coding sequence ATGAAGAAAAACTTAACCACCGTAGCCTTTGCTGTATTGACAGCAGCTAGTGTAACAGCTCAAAATCCACTAACTACCAATACGGGTGTTCCTGTAGGCGATAACCAAAACTCAAAAACAATAGGACAAAATGGTCAGGTACTTTTAGAAGATATTCACTTGATTGAAAAATTAGCTTCATTCGACCGTGAGCGTATTCCAGAGCGTGTAGTGCATGCAAGAGGCGTTGGGGCTTATGGTGAATTTGTTACCGATGCCGAATTTTCACGTTATACCAAAGCCGCTTTGTTTAGTACAAAAGGAAAAACAACACCTGTTTTCGTTCGTTTTTCAACAGTAATTCATGGTAATGGCTCGCCCGAAACCTTGCGTGACCCACGTGGATTTGCTACCAAGTTTTATACAGAACAAGGCAATTACGATATCGTAGGCAATAACCTCCCTGTGTTTTTTATTCGTGATGCCATTAAGTTTCCAGACATGGTACATTCGTTGAAGCCGTCGCCTATTTATAACAAACAAGACCCAAACCGATTTTTTGACTTTTTCTCGCATATTCCCGAATCAACACACATGCTAACACGTGTGTATTCTGATTATGGTATTCCTGCCAACTACCGCCAAATGGACGGCTCAGGGGTTCATGCTTATAAATGGATCAATGCCAAAGGCGAAGTGAGCTACGTAAAATATACTTGGAAAACCAATCAAGGGGTAAAAAACCTTACTGCCGACGAAGCTGCAAAAGTACAAGCCCAAGATTTTCAGCACGCTACCGTAGATTTGTATGATAACATCAAAAAAGGCAATAATCCTTCATGGGATTTGTATGTACAAATTATCAAGGCAGAAGATTTAGATAAATTTGATTTTAACCCAACCGATGCCACCAAAATTTGGCCAGAAAACTTAGTGCCTTTGGTAAAAGTAGGTAAAATGACTTTGAACAAAGTGCCTAGTAATTTCTTTGAAGAAGTAGAACAGGCTGCTTTTGCCCCTGCCAACTTGGTGCCGGGTATCGAAGCCTCAGAAGATAAATTATTACAAGGTCGTTTGTTCTCATACACCGATACTCAGCGTTACCGTATTGGGGCTAATTTCCAACAGTTAGCAATCAATGCTCCGAAGGTACAAGTGAATACACATAACCAAGATGGAGCATTGAGCAACCGTAAAAAAGCCTCTGACGTAAACTACCAGCCAAGCCAATCGGCCGAAGGTTTTAGTGACAACGAGCAATATGAATATGCTGTTTCAAAGTTTACCAATGTAGCTACAATGCAAAGTAAAATTACCAAACCCAACGATTTCAAACAAGCAGGCGAATTTTACCGCTCTTTGTCTGAAGCCGAAAAGGCAAGCCTTATCAAAAACCTTTCGGGCGATTTGGGTGTGGTAAAAAACAAAGACATTGCTCGCAAAATGGTAGGCCATTTCTACCTTGCCGATACCGATTACGGTACAAGACTAGCCAAAGCACTTAACTTTAGCCGCGAAGAAGTAGAGGCAATGTTCAAAAAATAG
- the hemA gene encoding glutamyl-tRNA reductase gives MQTIKVISLSFKNADVATRGQIQFSDEETLQFLAQFQQHTDIKSLVLLSTCNRTELYFESSQFTSQQMIEAMFSFKNVWISGHLLKVIETSEDASQYIMEVASGLQSMVVGDKQIIQQVKKAYLFSQEKGLISGVFERLFQQVFRAFKRISNETNFLKGSQSTSYLAVEHAKRLVGKQAKVLLIGAGEIAKDVVKYLTAQGFDNVVVTNRTIAKAQAITQQYENYYYLPFEHLSTYFSTFDVVISSVGVKGLIHEAYFQTAHYPKVLIDLAVPASIQIDTNSHSDIKLINIDQLAERIHENKVLSQQAIAEVNTIIEQELGQFLKWFATLPVNAFLASLKQHYKSILTEKLKQHKQDLPEGVIDSMVAALLKAPAVGLKSMAVQESVASIEQLTSIYQLQNHLN, from the coding sequence ATGCAAACTATCAAAGTAATCTCGCTTTCATTCAAAAATGCCGATGTGGCTACTAGAGGACAAATACAGTTTTCGGATGAAGAAACGCTACAATTTTTGGCGCAGTTTCAGCAGCATACCGATATAAAATCGCTTGTACTTTTGTCAACCTGCAACCGTACCGAATTATATTTTGAATCTAGCCAGTTTACCAGTCAACAAATGATAGAAGCCATGTTTTCGTTTAAAAATGTATGGATAAGCGGGCATTTACTCAAGGTTATCGAAACCTCGGAAGATGCCAGTCAATATATCATGGAGGTGGCTTCTGGCCTGCAATCGATGGTGGTAGGCGACAAACAAATTATTCAACAAGTAAAAAAAGCCTATTTATTCAGTCAAGAAAAAGGCCTAATTTCGGGTGTATTTGAACGACTTTTCCAACAAGTATTTAGGGCTTTTAAAAGAATTAGTAATGAAACTAATTTTTTGAAAGGCTCACAATCTACAAGCTATTTGGCCGTAGAACACGCCAAAAGGCTAGTAGGTAAGCAAGCCAAAGTATTGCTGATAGGAGCAGGCGAAATAGCCAAAGATGTAGTAAAATACCTAACCGCTCAGGGATTCGATAATGTAGTGGTTACAAACCGAACTATTGCAAAAGCTCAGGCGATAACTCAGCAATATGAAAATTATTATTATTTGCCATTCGAGCATCTATCAACCTACTTCTCTACATTCGATGTGGTGATTTCTAGCGTTGGGGTCAAAGGGCTAATTCATGAGGCATATTTCCAAACAGCCCATTATCCCAAAGTTCTAATAGACTTGGCCGTACCAGCAAGTATTCAGATAGATACCAATAGCCACAGCGATATAAAACTGATTAATATCGACCAGCTTGCCGAAAGAATTCATGAAAATAAAGTGCTGAGCCAACAAGCTATAGCTGAAGTAAATACCATCATAGAACAAGAACTAGGTCAGTTTTTAAAGTGGTTTGCTACATTGCCCGTCAATGCTTTCTTGGCTTCGTTGAAGCAACACTACAAAAGTATCCTGACCGAAAAACTCAAGCAACACAAGCAAGACCTTCCCGAAGGTGTAATAGATAGTATGGTGGCAGCATTACTAAAAGCCCCAGCCGTAGGGCTCAAAAGCATGGCAGTACAAGAATCTGTAGCTTCTATCGAGCAGCTTACGTCTATTTATCAATTACAAAATCATTTGAACTAG
- a CDS encoding ankyrin repeat domain-containing protein, whose amino-acid sequence MKNIAFVCIFSVLSFVSKAQVSIWDASRNGDIASVKELIQLGVSINAQDSKGFTPLILAVYNEHEELVKYLLEKKASIDLADRSGNTALMGAAFKGYTTIEELLLRNKANPNIQNGNGATALTFAATFGHTPIVKLLLQYGADKNLKDRFGKTALQSAVLQENTAIVLLLGK is encoded by the coding sequence ATGAAAAATATCGCTTTTGTATGTATTTTTAGTGTATTATCATTTGTGTCAAAAGCTCAAGTATCTATTTGGGATGCCAGCCGAAATGGTGATATTGCTTCCGTAAAAGAGCTAATACAATTGGGTGTTTCGATAAATGCTCAAGATTCAAAAGGTTTTACACCTTTGATATTGGCCGTTTACAACGAACACGAAGAGCTAGTGAAATATCTATTAGAAAAAAAGGCATCGATCGACCTCGCCGACCGTTCGGGCAACACGGCACTGATGGGAGCAGCTTTCAAGGGTTATACAACAATAGAGGAACTATTGCTAAGAAACAAAGCCAATCCCAATATACAAAATGGCAACGGAGCTACAGCCCTAACCTTTGCGGCTACTTTTGGGCATACACCCATTGTAAAGTTATTGTTGCAATATGGTGCTGATAAAAATTTGAAAGATAGATTTGGCAAAACAGCCCTTCAAAGTGCCGTTTTACAAGAAAATACAGCAATTGTATTGCTATTGGGCAAATAA
- a CDS encoding MATE family efflux transporter — protein MKKYIDLFLDAMRGEEQNYTQMSINRAIFLLSIPMIFEMIGEALFAIVDAFFVSKISIEAIATVGLTESVLTLIYSVAIGLSAAATAIVSRRVGEGNRQEAGHAVAQVVLISLVLAALVGIPGAIFAEDILRIMGGEEHLIRQGVGFTRLMFMSSPAIILLYTLSGALRGAGDASRAMRSIILANIINMSLDAILILALHFGVEGAAIATTIGRSIGVIYQIYGLQKGNGNIQIKLSLFKPDFAILKNLLSIGAGGTGQFLIQSASWIFLTRIISSFGSDAVAGYTIAIRIIVFTILPAWGMANAAATLVGQNLGAGQPERAETSVWRTAFYNMIFLVMIGLLFFGFAENFIGVFNNNPKVVEVGVLCLQVMSLGYIFFGYGMVIGQSLNGAGDTRTPTLMNFVCFWLIEIPLAYLLAQYLKMGPLGVFISIAVSESILAVLGIYFFKKGRWKTMKV, from the coding sequence ATGAAAAAATACATTGATTTATTCCTCGATGCAATGCGTGGTGAGGAACAAAACTATACTCAAATGAGTATCAACCGAGCTATCTTCTTGTTATCCATTCCGATGATTTTTGAAATGATAGGAGAAGCTCTGTTTGCAATTGTAGATGCTTTTTTTGTATCCAAAATTAGTATCGAGGCCATTGCAACTGTGGGTCTTACCGAGTCTGTACTAACGCTCATTTATTCGGTGGCAATAGGCCTGAGTGCTGCTGCCACAGCCATTGTGTCGCGTAGGGTTGGGGAAGGCAACCGCCAAGAAGCTGGCCATGCTGTAGCACAAGTAGTACTAATTTCGCTGGTATTGGCGGCCTTGGTGGGTATTCCTGGGGCTATTTTTGCCGAAGATATTCTGCGAATTATGGGCGGCGAAGAACACCTTATCCGACAAGGTGTAGGCTTTACTAGACTTATGTTTATGAGTAGTCCTGCTATTATTTTGTTATATACACTTAGTGGAGCTTTGCGTGGTGCTGGCGACGCTTCGAGAGCCATGCGTTCTATTATTTTGGCTAATATTATCAACATGAGCCTAGATGCTATCTTGATTTTGGCTTTACACTTTGGCGTAGAAGGAGCGGCTATTGCTACTACTATTGGGCGTAGTATTGGGGTAATATATCAGATTTATGGCTTACAAAAAGGCAATGGTAATATTCAAATCAAACTGAGTTTGTTTAAGCCCGATTTTGCTATTCTCAAAAACCTTCTGAGTATCGGAGCGGGTGGTACTGGACAATTCTTGATTCAATCGGCTAGCTGGATTTTCCTTACTCGGATTATTTCAAGCTTTGGTAGCGACGCTGTAGCTGGTTATACTATTGCGATCAGAATTATTGTGTTTACGATTTTGCCTGCTTGGGGAATGGCCAATGCTGCCGCAACTCTGGTAGGGCAAAATCTTGGGGCAGGTCAGCCCGAACGTGCCGAAACTTCGGTTTGGCGAACGGCGTTTTATAACATGATTTTCTTGGTTATGATTGGCTTGCTGTTTTTTGGTTTTGCCGAAAACTTTATTGGTGTCTTCAACAATAACCCCAAAGTAGTAGAAGTGGGTGTACTTTGTTTGCAAGTAATGAGCTTGGGATACATTTTCTTTGGCTATGGTATGGTCATTGGGCAGTCGCTAAATGGGGCTGGTGATACCCGCACACCTACACTGATGAATTTTGTGTGTTTCTGGCTTATCGAAATTCCGTTGGCGTATTTACTGGCCCAGTATTTGAAAATGGGGCCATTAGGCGTATTTATTTCTATTGCTGTGAGCGAGTCTATTCTGGCTGTATTGGGGATTTATTTTTTCAAAAAAGGCCGATGGAAAACCATGAAAGTTTAA
- a CDS encoding glyceraldehyde-3-phosphate dehydrogenase produces the protein MVQELTYETQLSSWIEDEKAALELVNVVGKLWFEKSVELLLFRSQMFDVSSSGLLSLHDYAQNFVGQAITVQVTLALAQAIHEIEISPSRIDMGRLGSEWLQEKDFYDNTKQFVVTKLEDFIGKDRLNLVPKDVVLYGFGRIGRLAARMLVGMAGKGEQLRLRAIVTRDHTAQDIHKRADLLRNDSIYGPFPGTVAVDVENRCLIINGQRVQMINASSPDQIDYTAFGIEDALIIDNTGVKRDREGLSKHLKSKGVSKVLLTAPGKGDIPNIVAGVNSYAYDENETIFSAASCTTNAIVPILSVINQQIGIERGHIETVHSYTNDQNLLDNYHPKSRRGRSAAQNLVITETGADKAVAKVIPELAGKLTGNAIRVPTPNGSLAVLNLQVARPITKKEVNEIIRNAALSGDLVEQIEYSLSEELVSSDIIGSPCAAVFDSPATIVSQDGKSIVLYIWYDNEYGYTRQTLKVAKNISGVLRLMYY, from the coding sequence ATGGTACAAGAACTCACTTATGAAACGCAATTGAGTAGTTGGATTGAGGACGAAAAAGCAGCCCTCGAACTGGTCAATGTTGTTGGGAAGCTCTGGTTTGAAAAGTCGGTAGAGCTATTGCTATTTAGAAGCCAAATGTTTGACGTAAGTTCTTCAGGGTTATTGAGTTTACATGATTATGCACAAAATTTTGTTGGTCAAGCTATTACTGTACAAGTTACCTTGGCATTGGCACAGGCTATCCACGAAATAGAAATTTCGCCTTCTCGTATCGACATGGGGCGTTTGGGTAGTGAGTGGCTGCAAGAGAAAGATTTTTATGACAATACCAAACAGTTTGTTGTAACCAAGTTAGAAGATTTTATTGGAAAAGACCGCTTGAATCTTGTTCCCAAAGATGTTGTATTGTATGGCTTTGGTCGTATTGGTCGCTTGGCGGCTCGGATGCTTGTGGGTATGGCGGGTAAAGGTGAGCAGTTGCGTTTAAGAGCAATTGTAACCCGAGACCACACCGCTCAGGATATTCACAAAAGAGCTGATTTACTCAGAAATGACTCGATTTATGGTCCTTTCCCGGGTACTGTGGCTGTTGATGTAGAAAATAGATGCCTGATTATTAATGGGCAACGTGTACAAATGATTAATGCGTCGTCGCCAGACCAAATTGACTATACGGCTTTTGGTATTGAAGATGCCCTTATTATTGATAATACAGGGGTAAAACGTGACCGTGAAGGGTTGAGTAAGCACCTTAAATCGAAAGGAGTAAGTAAAGTATTGCTGACAGCACCGGGCAAAGGCGATATTCCGAATATTGTGGCAGGGGTGAATAGCTATGCTTACGACGAAAACGAAACGATTTTTTCGGCAGCATCTTGTACTACCAATGCTATTGTACCGATTTTGTCGGTGATTAATCAACAAATTGGTATAGAAAGAGGACATATAGAAACGGTACACTCATATACCAACGACCAGAATCTTTTGGACAATTATCATCCAAAATCAAGAAGGGGGCGTTCGGCTGCACAAAACTTGGTAATTACCGAAACGGGTGCCGACAAGGCCGTTGCCAAGGTAATTCCTGAATTGGCTGGAAAACTCACTGGTAATGCTATTCGTGTTCCTACGCCTAATGGTTCACTGGCGGTATTAAACTTACAGGTTGCCCGCCCGATTACTAAAAAAGAGGTAAATGAAATTATCAGAAATGCCGCTTTGTCGGGCGATTTGGTAGAACAAATAGAATACTCATTGTCGGAAGAATTGGTTTCGTCCGATATTATAGGAAGTCCTTGTGCGGCTGTTTTTGATAGCCCAGCAACGATTGTTTCACAAGATGGCAAAAGTATCGTACTCTATATTTGGTACGATAACGAATATGGCTACACACGACAAACCCTGAAAGTTGCTAAGAATATTTCGGGTGTTTTAAGGTTAATGTATTATTGA